The genomic segment CAGTCGTCCACCAGCACCTTCCCGTAGACGAGCCCCTTGTCCATGGTGACGGTGACGCGCGCGTCGGGCACGTGCGCCTGGCACCACTGGAGCTTCTCCGCCCACGCATTCGTCGACTGCGCGGGGCCCTTGGTGAGCACGTGCAGCTCGAAGCCGAGCGCCCGCAGCTCCGCCAGCACCTCGAAGCCCTGCTTGCGAGGCTCCAGCCGCGCCCACCACCCCGGCTGCCCGCGGACCAGCTCCTGCCGGGCCCGCATCCAGGGCGAGTCCTCGAAGTCCGGCGTCAGCGGGGGCTCCCCCGGACTGCGCAGCCGCTCCAGGTCCCGGAGCATGGCCCCCTGGTAGTCACAGAGCGTCCCGTCCATGTCCACGAGCGCCACCAGCTCCGACCGCTTCACCGTGTCCGCCATGCACTCGGTTATATGCCTGTCGGTGCTGGCGGTCAGCGGCACGCGTGTGCGCTCCGCCGACGGGTGGGCTACGACGGCTCGTGGGGCGGCGTCGGCTCGGAGTCCTCGGCCTGGGGCGCGTCCGGCACCTGTGTCGCGCCCGCGGCGGGCTTCACGCCCAGCTCGCGCATCAGCTTGGGCGTCACGCCCGTCTCCGCCAGCAGTCGCTCCAGCTGCACGCGGGCGCGGCGGTTCTCCCGGTGCACGCGGCGGCCGAGAATCAGCTCGTTCTTCAGCGAGTGCTCCCAGCCCGTCAGCTCCGTCACCGTCACCTGGTAGCCGTAGGCCTCCAGCGTGAGCGCGCGGATGACGTTCGTCAGGTGCGAGCCGAACTCGCGCCGGTGCCACGGATGCGCGTACAGCTGCGACATGGCGCCGCTGCCCGCCACCACCGGCCGCTTCTCCTTGAGCTGCGCGGCCACCTCCGCCTGGCAGCACGGCACCACCGCCACGTGGTCCGCCCCGTGGCGGATGGCCGCCACCAGCGCGTCGTCCGTCGCCGTGTCGCACGCGTGCAGCGCCATCAAGAGGTGGATGCGCTCCGGGTACGTCGCCGTGTCGATGTGCGCCGTCTCGAACTTCATCCGCGAGAAGCCCAGCCGCTCGGCGCGCCCCTTCGCGCGCTCCGTCAGGTCCGGCCGGCCTTCAATCGACAGCAGCGTCCCGGACGCCGCGTCCTTCAGGAACAGCTCGTACAGGACGAAGCCCAGGTACGCATTGCCGCTGCCCGCGTCCACGAGCACGGCGTCCGGGTGGCGCGCCTGCACGTCTTCGATGGCGGGCCGCAACAGCCCCATCAGGTGGTTGACCTGCTTGAGCTTGCGCAGCGCGTCCGCGTTGAGGTTCCCCTCGCGCGTGAGCAGGTGCAGCTCACGCAGGAGGGCTGGTGACTGGTCCGGCAACAGCTCCCGCCGGACCTGCGAAGCCTTGACGTTGCGCCTCAGACGGACACCACCTCGAGGACCTCGGGAATGGCCTCGCGCAGTCGTCCTTCGATTCCCATCTTCAGCGTCGCCGTGGAGGACGGGCAGCCCGCGCACGAGCCCTTCATGTGCAGGTAGACGATGCCCTCCTCGAAGCGGTCCAGGGTGATGTCGCCACCGTCCATGGCCACCGCCGGGCGGATTTCGCTGTCCAGGATGTCCTGGATGCGCGCCTCCACCGAGCCGCCAGCCGCCGCGGACCCGGCCGCCGCCTGGCGCGCCGCCGCCACCGCGGCCTCGTCCACCACCGGCTCGTTGGCCGTCAGGTGCGTGTCCAGCGCGGACATCACCGCGTCATTGAGCTCGTCCCACTCGCCCTCGTCGCCCTTCGTCACCGTCACGAAGTTGCTGCCAATCATCACCGCCGTGACGCCGCGCACGTCCATCAGCTTGTGCGCCAACGGGGACTTCACCTGGGCATCGTCCCGGCTCGTGAAGTTCAGAGCCCCACCCGCCAACAGCTTCCGGTCCACCACGTACTTCAGCGTGCTGGGGTTCGGGGTCCACTCGAGCTGGATGTTCACCGACATTCGTATCTCCTCAGGGCCTCTCCTCTAAGCCCCCCGAAGCGTCATGGCAACCCGACTCTCCGGGAAGCAGCCGCTCCCGCTGCTGCTTCTACTTCCAGGCAGAAATCCAGGGGCAACCCGGATGCGTAGTGGAAAACCTGTATACTCGTGAAATAACCGCTCCCCCGGGCGCCCGCCGATGCTGATGACCCATTCCCGCCGTCCCGCCGAAGTGCCGCCGTCGTCGCCACGGGTGCCGGCGAGCGTCTTCGAGGGGTTGTTCGTGCGGGGGCTGAAGGCGGAGGCGGAAGGGCGGCTGGCGCGGGAGCTGGTGGCGCTCGGGTACGACATGAAGCGCCCGGAGCTGGACTACCCCATCCAGCTCTGGCAGCGGGTGACGGCCCTGGCGCGGCAGGACGTCTATCCGGAGCTGGGGGACGAGGAGGCCTGGCGGCAGCTGGGCCGGCAGCTCGTCGTCGGCTTCGCGGAGACCTTCATCGGCCGGGTGGCCGCGGTGGCGCTGCCGATGATTGGCCCCGCGCGCGCCATGGAGCGGGTGCCGCGCTACCTGGCGATGATGGGCCGCACGGACGTGGAGGTGACGCTGTCCCCGGTGGGAGACCGGGGCCGCCGTGTCTACCTCACGGACCGCTACAACCGGCCGGACCTGATGGCGGGCGGCCTGGAGCGGATGCTGGAGCTGACTTCCGTCCAACCGCGAATCACCGTGGAGGAACGCAGCGCCGAGGGCTACCGTCTGCTCGTGCGTTGGTAGCCTGTCACCGGCCGCCCGCGCCCCACTCCAGGAGCGCGCCATGTCCTACCCTCCCCGCCTCGCCCACCTCGCCACCCGTGCCGTGGTGGTGGCGAAGCTGATGCCCACCTACGCCAGGGCCCACAACATCGACGAAGAGGAGGCCTCGCAGCGGCTGTCCGCCGCGCTGGCCGGGCGCATGCTGACCTCGCTGCTGGAGGCCACCTGGACCGCCATGCTGGGCGGGACGAAGCGGCTCAAGGAGGAGGGGCTGCTCGAGAAGGTGGCCACCACGCTGGGCGACCGCCCCCTGCGCCCCGGCCGCCCCGCCACCGTCACCCCCGCGTGGAGCGCCTTCCTCATCCTGCTGGACCTGGAGGTGGGCACCGCGAGCGACGCCGCCCGCCGGGTCATGGAGACGGACGAGGGGCGCCGGCGGGGCGAGGCCGGAATGGCGGAAGTCGGCCGCTACCTCGCCGCGGAGCTGACACGGGGGAAGTAGCCTCAGGGGCCGTCCCTGGCGGCACCCGCATCCCACCGTTATAGGCTCGCCCCGACCTCCGCGATGTCCACCCCGCTCCCCACCACCCTGCGCATCCTGCCCTCCATCACCGAGGTCCCCCGCGCCGCGTGGGATGCCCTGGTGGACGAGGCGGCCGTGCCCTTCCTGGAGTGGACCTTCCTGGCCTGCCTCGAGGAGAGCGGCAGCGCGGTGCCGGAGCGGGGCTGGCACCCCCGCCACCTCACGCTGTGGCGCGGCTCCCGCCTGGTGGCCGCGGCGCCCGCGTACCTCAAGGACGACAGCAACGGCGAGTTCGTCTTCGACGGGCCCTGGGCCACCGCCTCCGAGCGCGCCGGCCTGCGCTACTACCCGAAGCTCGTGCTCACCGTGCCCTTCACCCCCGCCACCGGCCGGCGCGTGCTGGTGGCCCCGGGCGAGGACCGGCCCGCCCGCGAGGCGGAGCTGTACGCCGCCGCCCAGGAGTACGCCCGCGCCGAGCGCCTGTCCGGCGTCCACGTCCTCTTCCCCACCGAGGAGGAGCTGCCCGTGCTGGAGGCCCAGGGCTTCGCGCTGCGCCTGGGCGTCCAGTACCAGTGGCGCAACGAGGGCTACCGCACCCTGGACGACTTCCTCGCCCGCTTCCACTCCAAGCGGCGCAACCAGCTGCGCCGCGAGCTGCGCGCGCCCGCCGAGCAGGGCATCACCGTGCGCACCCTGCGCGGCGACGCGCTGGCGGAGGTGGACGCACAGGCCGTCCACCGCCTGTACGTCTCCACGGTGGACAAGTACCCGTGGGGGCAGCGCTTCCTCACCCCGGACTTCTTCGCCCGGATGCTCGCCTGCTTCCGGCACCGCTGTGAGCTGGTGGAGGCCCGCCGGGGAGGACGGCTGGTGGCCGGGGCGTTCAACTTCGCCGGGCCCGGCGCCCTGTATGGCCGTTACTGGGGCTGCTTCGAGGAGCACCCCTTCCTCCACTTCAACGTCTGCCTGTACCACCCGGTGGAGGAGGGCATCTCCAGGGGCCTGGCGCGCTTCGAGCCGGGCGCGGGCGGCGAGCACAAGCTCACCCGGGGCTTCGAGCCCCGGCTCACATACAGTGCGCACCTGCTCCTCCACCCGGGGTTGGACCGGGCGGTCCGCGACTTCCTGTCCCACGAGCGGGCAGCCGTGAGAGGCGGCCTGCCCCAGTGGCGGGCAGAGACAGGTTTCAAGGAGGGGGCCTGAAAATCCCAGCCCCCGACGTCATTAAAGGGAGTCCGATACACCCATGGCGCAGAAGCACGAGCACGATACCTCCGTCGTCACGGAGTCCGCCCCCAAGCAGAAGCTGAAGAAGCCGCCCCTCTACAAGGTGCTTCTGCACAACGACAACTACACGACGCGGGAGTTCGTCGTGGCCGTGCTCAAGGAGATCTTCCACAAGTCGGAGACGGATGCCGTGCAGATCATGCTGCACGTTCATTACAACGGAGTCGGGGTGGCCGGCGTCTATACGTTCGAGGTCGCCGAGACGAAGATTCAGACGGTGGAGGCCGCGGCCCAGGAGAATGGGTTCCCGCTGCGGCTCTCCATGGAACCCGAGGAAGGTTGAAACGTGGCAGGACCGCTGATTGCCAAGGAATTGCAGGCCAGCTTCCGTACCGCCTTGGAAGAGGCGCGGAAGATGCGCCACGAGTACCTGACGCTGGAGCATCTGCTCCTCGCGCTGACCCGGGACTCGCGCACGCGCGAGGTCCTCAAGTCGTGTGGTGCCAACGTGAAGCGACTCCAGGAGCGCCTGGTGTCCTTCCTGGAGGAGACGGTCGAACGCCTGCCTGAGGGCGTGGAGGCCGAGCCGCAGCAGACCATCGGCGTGGAGCGCGTGCTCCACCGTGCGGCCATGCATGCGCTGTCCGCCGAGCAGAAGCTCATCGACGGCGGCGACGTGCTGGTGGCCATGTTCCGTGAGGAGGAGAGCCAGGCGCTCTACCTCCTCCAGCAGGAGGGCGTCACCCGGCTCGACCTGCTCAACTACATCTCCCACGGCATCTCCAAGGACGCCGAGGGCGAGGGTGGCGCGTCCTCCGAGGGCGCTCCGGGCCGCTCCGCGCCCGCGGGTGACGACGAGGACGGCGAGGCCCCGAAGAAGAGCCCGCTGGAGGCCTACACCACCCAGCTCAACATCGAGGCCAAGGAGGGGCGCATCGACCCGCTCATCGGCCGCGAGAAGGAGCTGGAGCGCACCATCCAGGTGCTCTGCCGCCGCCGGAAGAACAACCCGCTCTACGTGGGTGAGGCGGGCGTGGGCAAGACGGCCATCGCGGAAGGGCTGGCCCTGCACATCCACGAGGGCCGGGTGCCGGAGGCGCTGAAGAACTCCGTCGTCTACTCGCTGGACATGGGCGCGCTGCTCGCGGGCACCAAGTTCCGCGGCCAGTTCGAGGAGCGCCTCAAGGGCGTGCTCAAGGCCCTCCAGGAGCAGAAGGACGCCATCCTCTTCATCGACGAAATCCACACCATCGTCGGCGCGGGCGCCACCAGTGGCGGCTCCATGGATGCGTCCAACCTGCTCAAGCCCGCGCTGGCCAGCGGGCGGCTGCGCTGCATCGGCTCCACGACGTTCCAGGAGTACAAGGCCGCCTTCGAGAGGGACCGCGCGCTGTCGCGGCGCTTCCAGAAGATTGAGGTCGGCGAGCCGTCCGTGGAGGACACCGTCCTCATCCTGGAGGGGCTGAAGAGCCGCTACGAGGAGCACCACGGGGTGAAGTACCAGCCCGAGGCCATCCGCGCGGCGGCGGAGCTGTCCGCCAAGCACATCAACGACCGGTTCCTGCCGGACAAGGCCATCGACGTCATCGACGAGACGGGCGCCGCCGAGCGGCTCAAGCCGGAGGGCAAGCGCACCAACACCGTCACCGGCGCGGACGTGGAGGCCGTCGTCGCGAAGATGGCGAAGATTCCCGCCAAGAGCGTGTCCGCCAGCGAGGGCGTCCAGCTCCAGAATCTGGAGAAGGAGCTCCAGGCGGTCATCTTCGGGCAGGACAGCGCCATCAAGGACCTGGTCAGCGCCATCAAGCTGGCCCGCTCCGGCCTGCGTGCGCCGGAGAAGCCCATCGGCTCGTTCCTCTTCTCGGGCCCCACGGGCGTGGGCAAGACGGAGCTGGCCAAGCAGCTCGCACAGACGCTGGGCGTGGAGTTCCTGCGCTTCGACATGAGCGAGTACTCGGAGAAGCACACGGTGAGCCGGCTCATCGGCGCGCCTCCGGGCTACGTGGGCTTCGACCAGGGCGGCCTGTTGACGGACGCGGTGCGCAAGCACCCGTACGCCGTGCTGGTGCTGGATGAAATCGAGAAGGCCCACCCGGACCTCTTCAACATCCTGCTCCAGGTGATGGACCACGCGACGCTGACGGACAACAACGGCCGCAAGGCCGACTTCCGCAACATCGTCGTCATCCTCACCACCAACGCGGGCGCCCAGGAGATGAGCACCAAGGCCATCGGCTTCGGGGACCTGCAGAAGGCGGCCGACGGCTCCCGCGCGAAGAAGGCGATTGAGCGCACCTTCACGCCGGAGTTCCGCAACCGGCTGGACGGGTGGATTCTCTTCTCGGGGCTGCCGCCGGAAATCATCCTCAAGGTGGTCGACAAGGAGGTCCGCCTCCTCCAGAAGATGCTGGACGAGAAGAAGGTGAAGCTGGAGCTCACGCCCGCCGCCCGCGCGTGGCTGGCCGAGCACGGCTACGACCCGGCCTTCGGCGCCCGGCCCATGGCCCGCCTGGTGGACAACTCGCTGAAGAAGCCGCTCGCCGAGGCGCTCCTCTTCGGCGACCTGAAGAATGGCGGCGTCGCCCGCTACGACGTGGAGGGCGACAGCCTGAAGCTGCAGGCCGTCCCCACCCCCGCGGAAGTCGCGTAGCGCTGGCGCGTCCCGTCGCTGGAAATGACGAGGCCCCGGCTCCCACGGTGGGAGTCGGGGCCTTCGCCTTTCCGAGGGCTTCGCGGCTCAGCCGACGCGGTAGCTCTTCACGGCGCTGGAGAGCTGCTCGGAGATGATTTGCAGCGTGGTGGCGGCCTCGCCGGTGGAGCCGATGCGGGCCACCGTCTCGTCCATCATCTTGGACAGGTCGTTCACGGCCAGGGTGATTTGATTGATGCCCACGTTCTGCTGGCTGACGGCGGCGGCAATCTGCCGCACGGCGGCGGCGTTGTCCTGGACGATGGAGGACAGCTCGCGGAGGTTCTGCCCGCTGGTGCGCACCTGGGCCAGGCCCGCCTCCATGCGCTCGGCGCCGCGCTCCGTGATTCGCACGGCGGACGTCACCGAGTTGGCGATGTCGTCCAGCAGCTCGCGCACCCGCGTGGTGGCCTGGATGGACTGGTCCGCCAGCGCGCGGATTTCGCGGGCCACCACGCCAAAGCCCTTGCCGTGCTCGCCGGAGCGGACGGACTCGATGGCCGCGTTGAGCGCCAGCATGTTGGACTGGTCCGCCAGGTCCTTCACCGTCTGGGTGATGCCGCCAATCTGCTGCGTGCGCTCGCCCAGCTCGAGAATCTTCTGGGCAATCTCGCCCACCTGGACGCGGATGTCGTTGAGGCCCGCCATGGTCAGCTCGATGGAGGCCTCACCCGACTTGGCCAGCGCGTCCGCGCGCTCGGCCACGGAGAGCACGCTCTCCGCCTTCTGCGCGGCCAGCATGGACGTCTGCTTGATTTCCTGCGCCGTCACCTGCGTCTCCTGGAGCGCGGCGGCCTGCCGGGAGATGGTCTGCGCCTGGTCGGTGGAGGACGTGTTGAGGTGCTCGGTGGACTGGGTGAGCGCCGTGGCCGCCTGCTGGAGGTTGACAGTCACTTCCTTCAGCCGGCCCACCATCTGCGCGAAGGAGTTGGCCAGCCGGCCCACCTCGTCGCCGCTCTTCGCCTGGATGGGACGGGTGAGGTCGCCAGACTCGACGATGTGGCCCGCCACCTCCGTCAACTCCCGCAGCGGGCGGACGATGCTGCGGCCGAACAGCGCGGACACGGCCACGCCCAGGGCCACCAGCAGCGCGGCGAACCCCATCATCCGCCAGCGCAGCTCGGAGACCAGGTCCTCGATGTGGTCCACGGACACGCCCACGTGCACCATGCCCAGCTTGCCGTCGTTCACCGGGGCGGCCACGTTCAGGGCGTGCAGCGTCTTGTCGCCGGACACCACCTCCAGCACGGCCCCGGCCTCCGCCGTCGGGGCGGCGGCCTTCAGCGACTCGGGGAACGCGCCATCGAAGGTGTGGGCCAGGATGTTGCCGTTCGCCTCCTGGACGTAGACGTAGGACAGGTCCTCGCTCTCCCGTCCGACGTTGAGGATGGGCTGCAGCGTGCCGTCGCGGGCGGTGATGCCCTGCTCGGCGGCCACCGCGAGGCTGCGCGCCAGCAGCTGGCCCTCGCGCAGGTGGCTGTCCACCAGGTCGCTCTCCAGCCGGTGGGTGGCGATGCCGGTGAGGATGGCGGCCAGCGTGGCGCTGATGACGCCGGTGACGAGGATGAACTTCGGCGCCAGCCCCAGCGACTGACGGAACTGCTGGGTGAGCTGCGTGGTGAGCGAAGGTTGCGGAAGGTTCACGGAATCACCACCGGGGAGACGACGTCAGGACGGGGCCCGCGCGGACGCGGGCAGGAAGTGGAGGAACACGGGCCCGGGGCCCGGGACGGGAGGCTCATCGGACGGGCCCTCCCTCGCCGCGCGCGCCCCGGAAGCCGGGCAGCGCGCAGCTCTGCAGGATGAGGTCCGGCACGGCGGCCAGGGGCACGCCCTGGTCGGTGGCCTTCAGCTCCAGCGCGGCGCGCGGCATGCCGTAGACGACCGAGGACGCCTCGTCCTGCGAGAACGTCACGCCGCCCGCGTTGCGGATGGCCAGCAGGCCCCGCGCGCCGTCCTCGCCCATGCCGGTGAGCACCACGCCGCCGCTGCGCCGGCCGAAGGCCACGGCAATGGACGACAGCAGCAGGTCCCCGCTGGGGCACGGGCCGCCCTTGGTGCGCTGCAGCCGCGCCAGGCCGCTGCCGTCCACCGTGAGGTCGTGCCCGTCCAGCGGGAAGTACACCCGGCCCGGCTCCAGCCGCTCGCCATCCTTGGCGATGTCCACCGGCAGGGGCGTCACCTGGGACAGCCAGCGCACCATGCCCTGGGTGAAGCCCACGGTGATGTGCTGGGCGATGAGCAGCGGGACGGGCAAGTCCCTGGGAAGCTTGGCCAGCAGGTCCGCCAGCGCGGGCGGGCCGCCAGTGGACGCGACGATGCCGAACACGTCCACCCGCGCCCCGGTGGGCGGCGGCGGCACCACGCTCGCGCGCGGGCGGCGCGAGATGACGGGCACCTCCGCCATCAGGCACACCGAGTGGGCCAGGTCGCGGCCCCACTTGCGCAGCTCCTCGGCGTTGGTGACGTTGGGCTTGCCGATGAGCTCCAGCGCGCCGGCGCTCATGGCCTGGAAGCCCAGGTCCACCCCGCGCTGCTCCGCCACCGCGCTCACCACCAGGATGCGCGCGGGCGACTGGGACATGATGGCGGCGATGGCCCCCGGGCCGTCCAGCCCCGGCAGCAGCAGGTCCATGGTGATGACGTCCGGGCGCAACAGCCGGGCGAGCTGCACCGCGCGGTTGCCATCCCCGGCCCGGCCGACGACCTCGATGCGCGGCTCCAGCGTGAGGAGCGCGGTCAGCGTGTTGGCCATGGTGGGGGAGTCATCCACCACCAGGACGCGGATGGACCGCTTTGCACTCACGCCCTGTTCCCCCTGCGGCTCATGACGTCGAGCACCTCGGCCAGCAGGCGGCCCGCGGCGCACTCGCGCTTGCTGAGGTAGCCGTCCGCCCCCGCCGCCAGCCCGCGCTCGCGCGCGGCGGCGCTGTCATGGGCGGAGACGAGGATGACGGGCAGCGACGCCGTCTCCTTGCGCTCGCGCAGCCTCGCGATGAGCTGCACGCCGTCCATCTCCTCCATGTCCAGGTCGCAGATGACGACGTCGTAGGTGTCCGTCTGGAGCCTGTCCAGCGCCCGCGCCCCGCTGGCCGCCAGGTGCACCGTGAAGCCGCCGGCCTCCAGCATGGCCCGGTGCAGCGCGCGCGCGGTGAGCGAGTCGTCCACCACCAGCGCCCGCCGCTGCGCCACCACCTGCGCCTGCGAAGTGTCCGTCACCAGCCAGTCCGGACGGCAGATGAGCAGCAGCTCTCCCCGGCTGAGCGTGGCCGCGCCCTGCCAGGCCGGCACGTCGCGCACCTCGGAGGGCAGCGGGCGGATGACCAGGTCCCGGTCTCCCACCACCGCGTCCACCGCCAGCGCCACGCGCTTGCCTCCGCTCTGCACGATGAGCAGCGGCTGCCCCTCGGTGGGCGGCGCCAGCGCGCGCAGGCCCAGCCGCGCGCCCAGGTCCACCACCGGCAACAGCTGCCCCTGGTATTCCAGGTGCGCCCGGCGCTTGCCCAGCCGCAGCGAGTCCGCGCGGGCCAGCTGCGTGGCCTCCACCGCCAGCATGGGCAGGCCCACCAGCTGCTCCGTCGCGCGCACCACCAGCACGGGCGAGCTGCCCAGGTCCACCGGCAGGGTGAGCATGAAGCGGGTGCCCTGCCCCGGCGTGCTGGCCACCTCGATGCGGCCCTGCAGCCCCTCCACCGAGGCGCGCACCGCGTCCAGCCCCACGCCGCGCCCGGAGGTGTCCGTCACGTCCGAGCGCGTGCTGAAGCCGGGCCGGAAGATGAGGTCTCGCACCTGGTTCTCGTTGAGCCGCGCCGTCTCCTCCGAGGTGACGACGCCGCGCTGCTCCGCCACCTTGCGCACGCGCTCCAGGTCGATGCCGGCGCCGTCGTCCGCGCACTCGAGGAAGAGCAGGTTGCCCTGCTGCTCCACGCGCATCGTCAGCGCGCCCTCGTGGTGCTTGCCGGCGCGCTCGCGCTGGGCCGGCAGCTCCAGGCCGTGGTCCACCGCGTTGCGCAGCAGGTGCACCAGCGCGCCCTGCAGCTTCTCCAGCAGGCGCCTGTCCAGCGACACCTCGGAGCCCACCACGGACAGCCGCGCCTCCTTGCCCAGCTGGCGCGACAAATCGCGCACCATGCGCTGGAGCGGGTCGAGAATGGTCCGGACCGGGCGGGTGGTGATGGCCTTGAGGCCCTCCTCCAGCGCCTCGACGATGTCGCCCGTCTCCTCGCCGTCGGTGCGCAGCGAGCGCGACGTGCCGGCGAGCGACGAGCGCGCCTCGGCCGTCTCCGCCAGGAGCCCCTGCTTCGCGAGCATCGACACCACGCGGTCCAGCTCCCGGCCGCGCTCCTCGAAGCGCAGCCGCACCTCGCGCAGGCGCTCCACCTCGCGCATCAGCGCCGTCACCTGCCGCGACGACACGCGCCAGCCGGCGTCCGCCGACTCGGGCGCCATTTCCGGCGAGGGCACCGGGGCAAGCTCCGTCACCGGCGCGCCCGGGGCGGGCTCGGAGACGGGAGCGGCCATCACGGTGGCGGCCCGGAAGGGCGCGGGCTCGCCCATGGCCGCGGCCACCTCGGGCGGCGGCGCCTCCGACACCAGCTGCGCCAGGGCGGCGGCCGGGTCCGGCAGCGCGTCTCCCCGCCCGTCCGCGTGCGCCTGGGCGCGGAGCATGAACAGGTCCAGCCCGTGCAGGAGGATGTCCACCACCGGCCGCGGCATCTTCTGGGGGTTCGCCTTCAGCGGGGCGAGCGCGTCCTCCAGCTTGTGGGCGATGTCGCCCAGGTCCTGCATGCCCAGCGACGAGGCGCTGCCCTTGAGGGTGTGCAGGTGCCGGCCCAGCCGGACGTAGAGCTTGGACAGCGCGTCGGTCTCCAGCCCGTCGCGCTCCAGCTCCAGCAGGTCCATGGTGACCTTCTGGATGACCTCCTGGGCCTCCACGGC from the Pyxidicoccus xibeiensis genome contains:
- a CDS encoding hybrid sensor histidine kinase/response regulator; the protein is MPVDPLLQGLVAGFAVEAQEVIQKVTMDLLELERDGLETDALSKLYVRLGRHLHTLKGSASSLGMQDLGDIAHKLEDALAPLKANPQKMPRPVVDILLHGLDLFMLRAQAHADGRGDALPDPAAALAQLVSEAPPPEVAAAMGEPAPFRAATVMAAPVSEPAPGAPVTELAPVPSPEMAPESADAGWRVSSRQVTALMREVERLREVRLRFEERGRELDRVVSMLAKQGLLAETAEARSSLAGTSRSLRTDGEETGDIVEALEEGLKAITTRPVRTILDPLQRMVRDLSRQLGKEARLSVVGSEVSLDRRLLEKLQGALVHLLRNAVDHGLELPAQRERAGKHHEGALTMRVEQQGNLLFLECADDGAGIDLERVRKVAEQRGVVTSEETARLNENQVRDLIFRPGFSTRSDVTDTSGRGVGLDAVRASVEGLQGRIEVASTPGQGTRFMLTLPVDLGSSPVLVVRATEQLVGLPMLAVEATQLARADSLRLGKRRAHLEYQGQLLPVVDLGARLGLRALAPPTEGQPLLIVQSGGKRVALAVDAVVGDRDLVIRPLPSEVRDVPAWQGAATLSRGELLLICRPDWLVTDTSQAQVVAQRRALVVDDSLTARALHRAMLEAGGFTVHLAASGARALDRLQTDTYDVVICDLDMEEMDGVQLIARLRERKETASLPVILVSAHDSAAARERGLAAGADGYLSKRECAAGRLLAEVLDVMSRRGNRA